The following are encoded in a window of Clostridia bacterium genomic DNA:
- the upp gene encoding uracil phosphoribosyltransferase — translation MNLTIFDHPLVSHKVALLRDVKTNSKQFRELVEELAMLMAFEAFKDIPTYEVSVTTPLETTSQQVVDENSVAIVPVLRAGMGMVSGVQALFPTARVGFVGLYRDHQTLKPCEYYCKLPDLNGRIAIVLDPMLATGGSAVAAIDLLKKHGCTRIKLMNIIAVPEGINAVQTAHPDVQIYCAAVDRCLNDIGYILPGLGDAGDRLFGTK, via the coding sequence ATGAATCTTACCATATTTGACCATCCGCTAGTCTCTCATAAAGTTGCCTTGCTTAGAGATGTGAAGACAAACAGCAAACAATTTAGAGAACTTGTGGAAGAACTAGCTATGCTTATGGCATTTGAAGCGTTTAAAGACATTCCCACCTATGAAGTAAGCGTAACTACGCCCCTTGAAACGACTAGCCAACAAGTAGTAGACGAAAATTCCGTAGCTATCGTCCCCGTACTTAGAGCAGGTATGGGTATGGTTTCGGGAGTACAAGCCTTGTTTCCAACGGCAAGAGTTGGTTTTGTTGGCTTATATCGTGACCACCAAACACTCAAACCTTGCGAATATTATTGTAAACTTCCCGACCTTAACGGACGAATTGCAATAGTGCTTGACCCTATGCTTGCAACAGGCGGTAGCGCAGTAGCCGCTATTGATTTACTTAAAAAGCACGGCTGTACAAGAATTAAATTAATGAATATTATCGCCGTACCCGAAGGTATTAACGCCGTACAAACAGCCCACCCCGACGTACAAATTTATTGCGCCGCAGTTGATAGATGTTTAAATGATATTGGCTACATTTTACCCGGACTAGGCGACGCAGGCGATAGACTATTTGGCACAAAATAA
- a CDS encoding solute carrier family 23 protein: MEIRYGVKATPKEMGWGRTIICAIQQMLAIMAATLLVPMIVFWQTGLELDPSAALAGAGVGSIVYLLFTKRRSPVFLGSSFAFLGAMTGAATAGYGYFGLIVGAIFAGLIYVAIAVIIRFTHTKWVDKLMPAVIIGPTVALIGLSLSTTAGNWAMFNGTTGYNFISIICALVTFFIIVLSSAKGNKTMKLIPFVIGICGGYIVSLLFTVIGIVADVTYLQVLDLSSFSSAFSGNVFSWFISAPKFTIVEAFKQGWLLDWVAIGDIALLFMPIAFVVFAEHIADHKNLSTIINTDLTKDPGLTRTLLGDGIGSIAGAFVGACPNTTYGESIGCVAITGNASTWTIVVAAIGCVVLSFFTPFVAVVNSIPKCVMGGACIALYGFIAVSGLKMLKEVDLGNEKNLFVVSAILVVGIGGIMLDFGKVKVTSIATALIVGILTNLIVGGFANKKEVVEEQTTATTNQEK; this comes from the coding sequence ATGGAAATTCGTTATGGTGTAAAAGCAACTCCAAAGGAAATGGGGTGGGGCAGAACAATTATTTGCGCTATTCAACAAATGCTAGCCATTATGGCGGCAACTTTGCTTGTGCCTATGATTGTGTTTTGGCAAACCGGACTAGAACTAGACCCATCGGCGGCTCTTGCCGGAGCAGGCGTAGGCAGTATAGTTTACTTGCTGTTTACAAAGAGAAGAAGTCCTGTTTTTCTTGGCAGTAGCTTTGCCTTTTTGGGCGCAATGACCGGCGCTGCAACAGCGGGTTATGGTTATTTTGGTTTAATAGTCGGGGCAATATTTGCAGGACTAATCTATGTGGCAATAGCCGTTATCATTAGATTTACTCATACAAAATGGGTTGACAAGCTTATGCCTGCGGTAATAATTGGACCTACGGTTGCTCTAATAGGGTTGAGCTTATCAACAACTGCGGGCAACTGGGCTATGTTTAACGGAACAACAGGTTACAACTTTATTTCGATTATTTGCGCTCTTGTAACATTCTTTATTATTGTACTTTCCTCCGCTAAGGGCAACAAAACTATGAAACTTATACCTTTTGTAATAGGTATTTGTGGCGGTTACATAGTGTCTTTGTTATTTACCGTAATCGGTATTGTAGCCGACGTTACATATTTACAGGTTCTTGATTTAAGCTCGTTTAGCTCGGCTTTCTCGGGCAATGTATTTAGTTGGTTTATCTCTGCGCCTAAGTTTACAATAGTCGAAGCTTTTAAACAAGGTTGGTTGCTTGATTGGGTGGCAATCGGCGACATAGCCTTATTATTTATGCCTATCGCATTTGTAGTATTTGCCGAACACATAGCCGACCATAAGAATTTAAGCACAATTATCAACACCGATTTGACCAAAGACCCCGGACTTACCAGAACCCTTCTTGGCGACGGTATCGGTTCAATCGCAGGGGCGTTTGTTGGCGCTTGCCCTAACACAACTTATGGCGAATCAATAGGTTGCGTAGCAATTACAGGCAATGCATCAACTTGGACAATTGTTGTTGCGGCTATCGGTTGCGTAGTGTTATCATTCTTTACTCCCTTTGTAGCCGTTGTAAATTCAATTCCTAAGTGCGTAATGGGTGGCGCTTGCATAGCTTTATATGGTTTTATCGCTGTAAGCGGACTAAAAATGCTTAAAGAAGTAGATTTGGGCAACGAAAAGAATTTGTTTGTAGTAAGCGCAATTCTTGTTGTAGGCATTGGCGGAATTATGCTTGACTTTGGAAAAGTAAAAGTCACAAGCATTGCGACGGCTTTAATAGTAGGCATACTTACAAATTTAATTGTAGGCGGGTTTGCTAACAAGAAAGAAGTTGTTGAAGAACAAACTACCGCAACTACAAACCAAGAA
- the pyrR gene encoding bifunctional pyr operon transcriptional regulator/uracil phosphoribosyltransferase PyrR encodes MNLKVILMDEIAIDRALTRISHEIIEHNKGVSNIALVGIVTRGAPLCYRLSQKLASLEGEVLCGKLDITLYRDDLTELSSSAQLNNTSIDFDVTGKDIILVDDVIFTGRTVRAGLEAIIALGRPRSIQLAVLIDRGHRELPIRPDYVGKNIPTSLNEVVAVRLFETDKIDSVALFTKD; translated from the coding sequence ATGAATTTAAAAGTTATTTTAATGGACGAGATTGCAATAGACAGGGCTTTAACTCGCATCAGTCACGAAATAATCGAACACAATAAAGGCGTTTCTAATATTGCCTTAGTAGGCATTGTCACAAGGGGCGCTCCGCTTTGTTATAGGCTTAGTCAAAAGTTAGCAAGTTTAGAAGGAGAAGTGCTTTGTGGCAAACTTGACATAACACTATATAGAGATGATTTAACCGAATTATCTAGTTCGGCTCAACTTAATAACACTAGCATAGATTTTGACGTCACCGGAAAAGATATTATCTTAGTCGATGACGTTATTTTTACCGGTCGCACGGTAAGAGCCGGGCTTGAAGCTATTATTGCCTTAGGTAGACCTAGAAGTATTCAGCTTGCCGTCTTAATTGATAGAGGGCACAGAGAATTACCCATTCGTCCCGACTACGTAGGTAAGAATATTCCTACTAGCCTTAACGAAGTAGTAGCCGTAAGACTATTCGAAACCGATAAAATTGACAGCGTAGCGTTGTTTACAAAAGATTAG